The following proteins come from a genomic window of Acidobacteriota bacterium:
- a CDS encoding ABC transporter ATP-binding protein encodes MMKLEGITKVYGEGELSVEALRGIDLEVGVGDYLAVMGPSGSGKSTLMHILGLLDTPTSGSYLLDGEEVARFSRRKLAHLRNRKIGFIFQNFNLLPKASLLRNVELPLLYGGMSRKERRQLAYEALAKVGLDDRARHRPNELSGGQRQRGAIARAIVGRPSVIMADEPTGNLDQETGKEILELFDELRAGGQTMIMVTHDPTIAARARETIRIVDGLILPNGQKAAA; translated from the coding sequence CTGATGAAGCTCGAGGGCATCACCAAGGTCTACGGCGAAGGTGAGCTCTCGGTCGAGGCCCTGCGGGGCATCGACCTGGAGGTCGGTGTTGGCGACTACCTCGCGGTCATGGGGCCATCCGGCTCAGGCAAGTCGACCCTGATGCACATTCTCGGCCTCCTTGACACGCCGACGTCTGGCTCGTATCTTCTCGACGGAGAAGAGGTTGCAAGGTTCTCGAGACGAAAGCTCGCCCACCTCCGAAACAGGAAGATCGGTTTCATCTTTCAGAATTTCAACCTTCTCCCCAAGGCGAGCCTCCTGCGCAACGTGGAGCTGCCGCTGCTCTACGGAGGGATGAGCAGGAAGGAACGACGCCAGCTGGCGTACGAGGCGCTCGCCAAGGTCGGTCTCGACGATCGTGCCAGGCACCGCCCGAACGAGCTCTCCGGCGGTCAACGCCAGCGCGGAGCGATCGCCCGGGCGATCGTAGGCAGACCATCCGTGATCATGGCCGATGAACCGACGGGGAACCTCGATCAGGAGACCGGCAAGGAGATTCTCGAGCTCTTCGACGAGCTGCGCGCGGGTGGCCAGACGATGATCATGGTGACCCACGATCCGACGATCGCGGCTCGAGCGAGGGAGACGATCCGCATCGTCGATGGCCTGATCCTGCCCAACGGGCAGAAGGCAGCTG
- a CDS encoding efflux RND transporter periplasmic adaptor subunit, with translation QVELGETVTGSGSFNAGTVISTVADLETMLVKAGINEVDIGKIHLGQSTRVTLDAFPRVLFTGTISRIAPAARLDNQVKVFDVEIALDELGHELRTGMTANIEIRGETREQVLTVPLESVFVRGDEEMVYVLRDTPLPKEATETDGESESAEGADAESEGGTSEDEKWREDPRQEWRRWFEERTVVTGIASTTEVEIVEGLNDGEKVALADPSKPQEERS, from the coding sequence CAGGTCGAGCTCGGAGAGACAGTGACCGGTTCGGGTTCTTTCAACGCGGGCACAGTGATTTCTACCGTCGCCGACCTCGAAACGATGTTGGTCAAGGCCGGCATCAACGAGGTCGACATCGGCAAGATCCACCTTGGCCAGAGTACCCGTGTCACGCTCGATGCATTTCCTCGCGTGCTTTTCACCGGAACGATCAGCCGGATTGCACCGGCGGCGCGCCTCGACAATCAAGTCAAGGTCTTCGATGTGGAGATCGCTCTCGACGAGTTGGGCCACGAACTCCGCACCGGGATGACCGCCAACATCGAAATTCGCGGCGAGACCAGGGAGCAGGTGTTGACGGTGCCGCTGGAATCCGTCTTCGTGCGCGGCGACGAGGAGATGGTCTATGTCCTGCGTGATACTCCCTTGCCGAAGGAGGCTACCGAGACCGACGGGGAGTCCGAGAGCGCCGAAGGTGCAGACGCCGAGAGCGAAGGCGGAACGAGCGAGGACGAGAAATGGCGCGAAGACCCGCGTCAGGAGTGGCGACGCTGGTTCGAAGAGCGCACGGTGGTCACCGGGATCGCCTCGACCACCGAGGTCGAAATCGTGGAGGGCCTGAACGACGGCGAAAAGGTGGCGCTGGCGGATCCGTCGAAGCCGCAGGAGGAGAGGTCCTGA